A window of the Brumimicrobium sp. genome harbors these coding sequences:
- a CDS encoding aconitate hydratase — protein sequence MVFDLDMIKRVYAQYPARIEATRKALGNKPLTLSEKILYSHLWEGAATSAFERGKDYVDFAPDRVAMQDATAQMALLQFMQAGKSKVAVPSTAHADHLIQAKIGADVDLQNSLNKNNEVFNFLSSVCNKYGIGFWKPGAGIIHQVVLENYAFPGGMMIGTDSHTVNAGGLGMVAVGVGGADAVDVMAGMAWELKMPKLIGVHLKGKLNGWAAPKDIILKVAGILTVKGGTGCIVEYFGEGAQSLSATGKGTICNMGAEIGATTSTFGYDDSMRRYLAATGRQDVVDAADVIAEHLTGDAEVYANPDKYFDQVIVIDLDKLSPHVNGPFTPDLATEVSELGEKARKEGWPLDVEWGLIGSCTNSSYEDLSRAASIAQQAVDKKIKRKADFGINPGSEQVRFTAERDGLLQVFKDLDARIFTNACGPCIGQWDREGADKQEKNTIIHSFNRNFSKRADGNPNTHAFVASPEMVAAMAISGRLDFNPITDTLINEDGEEVKLDPPFGDELPAKGFDVENNGYQAPAEDGSGIVVDVNPTSDRLQLLSPFPAWDGKNISGAKLLIKASGKCTTDHISMAGPWLRYRGHLDNISNNCLIGAVNAYNNKTNEVVNQLTGSTGEVPATARAYKAAGIPSIVVGDHNYGEGSSREHAAMEPRHLGVIAVIVKSFARIHETNLKKQGMLGLTFVNEADYDKVREDDTFNFLDLDQFAPGKQITLELVHADGSKDEIKLNHTYNAQQIDWYRAGSALNLIKQQAANA from the coding sequence ATGGTTTTCGACTTAGACATGATAAAAAGAGTGTATGCACAATATCCTGCAAGAATTGAAGCTACACGTAAAGCATTGGGAAATAAACCACTTACATTATCTGAAAAGATTTTGTATTCTCACTTATGGGAAGGAGCAGCAACTTCTGCTTTTGAAAGAGGTAAAGATTACGTAGATTTTGCTCCAGATAGAGTAGCGATGCAAGATGCTACAGCTCAAATGGCTTTATTACAGTTCATGCAAGCTGGAAAATCAAAAGTAGCTGTTCCTTCAACAGCACACGCTGACCACTTAATTCAAGCTAAGATTGGTGCAGATGTGGATTTACAAAACAGTTTAAATAAGAACAATGAAGTTTTTAACTTTTTAAGTTCTGTATGTAATAAATACGGTATCGGTTTCTGGAAACCAGGTGCTGGTATTATTCACCAAGTTGTATTAGAAAACTATGCATTCCCTGGAGGAATGATGATTGGAACAGACTCACATACAGTTAACGCTGGAGGATTAGGAATGGTAGCTGTTGGTGTTGGTGGTGCTGATGCAGTTGACGTAATGGCTGGAATGGCATGGGAATTAAAAATGCCAAAACTAATCGGTGTTCATTTAAAAGGAAAATTAAACGGTTGGGCTGCTCCTAAAGATATTATCTTAAAAGTAGCTGGTATCCTTACAGTAAAAGGTGGTACAGGTTGTATCGTTGAATACTTCGGAGAAGGTGCTCAATCACTTTCAGCAACTGGAAAAGGTACTATTTGTAACATGGGTGCTGAGATTGGAGCAACAACTTCTACATTTGGTTACGATGATTCTATGCGTCGTTATTTAGCTGCTACTGGAAGACAAGACGTAGTGGATGCTGCTGATGTAATTGCAGAACATTTAACAGGTGACGCAGAAGTTTACGCAAACCCTGACAAATATTTCGATCAAGTAATCGTCATTGATTTAGATAAATTATCACCACACGTAAATGGTCCTTTTACTCCAGACTTAGCCACTGAAGTATCTGAATTAGGAGAAAAAGCGAGAAAAGAAGGATGGCCATTAGATGTTGAATGGGGATTAATCGGTTCTTGTACAAACTCTTCCTATGAAGACTTATCAAGAGCAGCATCTATCGCTCAACAAGCAGTAGACAAGAAAATCAAAAGAAAAGCAGATTTCGGTATTAACCCAGGATCTGAACAAGTTCGATTCACTGCTGAACGTGATGGTTTATTACAAGTATTCAAAGATTTAGATGCTCGAATTTTCACAAACGCTTGCGGACCTTGTATTGGTCAGTGGGATAGAGAAGGAGCTGATAAACAAGAAAAGAATACTATCATTCACTCTTTCAACAGAAACTTCTCTAAAAGAGCAGATGGTAATCCAAATACACACGCTTTCGTGGCATCTCCAGAAATGGTTGCTGCAATGGCTATCTCAGGAAGATTAGATTTCAACCCAATTACAGATACCTTAATCAATGAAGATGGGGAAGAGGTGAAATTAGATCCTCCATTCGGTGATGAGCTTCCAGCTAAAGGATTTGATGTTGAAAATAACGGATATCAAGCACCTGCCGAAGACGGTAGCGGAATTGTTGTAGATGTAAACCCAACTTCTGATCGTTTACAGTTATTATCTCCATTCCCAGCTTGGGATGGAAAAAATATTTCCGGTGCTAAATTGTTAATTAAAGCATCTGGAAAATGTACAACAGACCATATCTCTATGGCTGGTCCTTGGTTACGTTACAGAGGTCACCTAGATAACATTTCTAACAACTGTCTAATTGGAGCTGTAAACGCATACAACAATAAGACAAATGAGGTTGTGAATCAATTAACAGGATCAACTGGTGAAGTTCCTGCAACTGCAAGAGCTTATAAAGCAGCTGGTATTCCATCTATAGTTGTGGGTGACCATAACTATGGTGAAGGTTCTTCTCGTGAGCATGCTGCCATGGAACCAAGACATTTAGGAGTGATTGCTGTAATTGTAAAATCTTTTGCAAGAATCCACGAAACAAACCTTAAAAAACAAGGTATGTTAGGGTTAACTTTTGTAAATGAAGCTGATTATGATAAAGTAAGAGAAGATGATACATTTAACTTCTTAGATTTAGATCAATTTGCTCCAGGAAAACAAATTACACTTGAGTTGGTACATGCGGATGGTTCAAAAGATGAAATCAAATTGAATCATACGTATAACGCACAGCAAATAGACTGGTATAGAGCAGGTAGCGCGTTGAATTTAATTAAACAACAAGCTGCAAACGCTTAA
- a CDS encoding tyrosine phenol-lyase — protein sequence MNKISDYYPAEPYRIKSVEPVKMISREEREQKIKKAGYNTFLLDSEDVYIDLLTDSGTNAMSDKQWAAMMVGDEAYAGSRNFYKLEKAVQELFGFKHIVPTHQGRGAENLLSQIAIKPGQYVPGNMYFTTTRYHQERNGGIFYDIIKDEAHDASLNVPFKGDVDINKLQKLIDEKGAENIAYVCLAVTVNLAGGQPVSMGNMKAVRELTNKYGIKVFFDATRCVENAYFIKEQEAGFADKSIKDIVLEMFSYSDGCTMSGKKDCLVNIGGFLAMNDEELFNDSKELVVVYEGMPSYGGLAGRDMEAMAIGLNESMQFEYIEHRVKQVRYLGDRLKEAGVPIIEPIGGHAVFLDARRFCPHLTQEQFPAQSLAANLYLDSGVRSMERGIISAGRNIETGEHHKPKLETVRLTIPRRVYTYRHMDYVADSVIHLFENKEQIKGLEFVYEPKQLRFFTARFKEI from the coding sequence ATGAATAAGATTTCTGATTATTATCCAGCCGAACCATACCGAATCAAGAGTGTAGAACCAGTTAAAATGATCTCTCGTGAAGAGCGTGAACAAAAAATTAAGAAGGCTGGCTACAACACATTTCTATTAGACTCTGAAGATGTTTACATCGATTTACTGACGGATAGTGGAACAAATGCCATGAGCGATAAGCAGTGGGCAGCGATGATGGTAGGGGATGAGGCGTATGCTGGAAGTCGTAACTTCTATAAATTAGAAAAAGCAGTTCAAGAACTATTTGGGTTTAAGCATATTGTTCCAACGCACCAAGGTCGTGGAGCTGAAAACTTATTATCTCAGATAGCGATTAAACCGGGACAATATGTGCCAGGAAATATGTATTTTACAACTACTCGTTACCACCAAGAAAGAAATGGTGGAATTTTCTATGATATTATTAAAGACGAAGCGCATGATGCATCCTTAAACGTTCCTTTTAAAGGAGATGTTGATATCAATAAATTACAAAAATTAATTGATGAAAAAGGAGCAGAAAATATCGCTTATGTTTGTTTAGCTGTTACAGTGAACTTAGCAGGAGGACAACCCGTTTCTATGGGAAACATGAAAGCTGTTCGTGAACTAACTAATAAGTACGGTATTAAAGTGTTCTTCGATGCAACAAGATGTGTTGAAAACGCTTATTTCATTAAGGAACAAGAAGCAGGATTTGCTGATAAGAGCATTAAAGACATCGTATTAGAGATGTTTAGCTATTCAGATGGTTGTACCATGAGTGGTAAAAAAGACTGTTTGGTAAATATCGGTGGTTTCTTAGCCATGAACGATGAGGAATTATTCAACGATTCAAAAGAGCTTGTTGTTGTTTACGAAGGAATGCCATCTTATGGTGGACTTGCCGGTAGAGATATGGAAGCAATGGCGATAGGTTTGAATGAATCTATGCAGTTTGAATACATAGAACATCGTGTAAAGCAAGTTAGATATTTAGGAGATAGATTGAAAGAAGCAGGAGTTCCTATCATTGAGCCTATTGGTGGTCACGCTGTATTCTTGGATGCTAGACGTTTCTGTCCACATTTAACTCAAGAACAATTCCCAGCACAAAGTTTAGCTGCTAATCTTTACTTAGATTCTGGAGTTAGAAGTATGGAAAGAGGTATTATCTCTGCAGGAAGAAATATTGAGACAGGAGAACACCATAAGCCAAAATTAGAGACAGTGCGTTTAACTATTCCTAGAAGAGTATATACATACCGTCACATGGATTACGTGGCAGACTCTGTGATTCATTTATTTGAAAACAAAGAACAAATCAAAGGTTTAGAATTTGTATATGAGCCCAAACAATTACGATTCTTTACTGCAAGATTTAAAGAGATCTAA
- a CDS encoding LTA synthase family protein, protein MGGLQLKTLWKKDFSLLKQLGVILLVMTITRIVFFIANRNSFENVVLFDFLAGIWIDAITIGIYFLPYYCISLLPFPLINFRWFQLFLKVLFMVTSIVILVFNLIDVEYYKYTSKRSTSDLFTMITTGNDVNQLITTFIIDFWWLIILLILFIILINYLFNKTLPKEKLNYYPILELLNCGLGVAIFIIIGRGGIGIRPADMLTASQFTTPQKIALVTNTPLSIIKTMGKHSLEEKNYFPENSPIIYQPIHKGSQEHQINPQANVMVIILESFGNEWLGKKNGKNYTPFLDSLLDQSLYFTNAFANGKKSIESLPSIFAGIPSLFDNPYISSKYETNEINSLVSILKDQGYSSAFYHGATNGSMKFDVFTSHLGFDHYFGRNEYDNEAHSDGTWGILDEYFLPWTVRSITKELREPFIASVFTLSSHHPFYVPEKYRNILPKGKHPMAQAVAYTDMSLRLFFEEAKKQPWYDNTIFVLVADHTPTGVTSRFAQQIGMFEIPIAFFDPSGKLEPKQEEKIFNQIDIMPTVLDLLGYNKDVYSFGNSYYSDKKSFSINYIENTFLYFQDNYMINFIGDKINALYNYKIDTMMYYDSLSQYANIGKEMETNLKGFIQRYNRDLINNSMTLK, encoded by the coding sequence ATGGGAGGGTTACAACTTAAGACTTTATGGAAAAAAGATTTTAGCCTGCTAAAACAATTGGGAGTCATTCTTCTCGTAATGACTATTACCCGAATTGTTTTTTTTATTGCCAATCGCAACTCTTTTGAGAATGTTGTCTTATTTGATTTTCTGGCTGGTATCTGGATTGATGCTATTACGATAGGAATATATTTCCTTCCCTATTATTGTATCTCACTTCTACCCTTCCCTCTCATAAATTTTAGATGGTTTCAGCTTTTTTTGAAAGTACTTTTTATGGTCACTTCGATTGTTATTTTAGTGTTTAATTTAATCGACGTTGAATATTATAAATATACATCTAAACGAAGTACATCAGATCTATTTACAATGATTACAACTGGAAATGATGTGAATCAATTGATTACAACCTTTATAATAGATTTTTGGTGGTTGATTATCTTACTTATCCTCTTTATAATTTTAATAAATTATCTATTTAACAAAACTTTACCTAAAGAAAAATTAAATTACTACCCTATTCTCGAACTATTAAATTGCGGATTGGGGGTTGCTATTTTTATCATAATTGGTCGAGGGGGAATTGGAATACGACCTGCAGATATGCTTACTGCTTCTCAATTCACCACTCCTCAAAAAATTGCTTTAGTAACAAACACTCCGCTATCTATTATAAAGACTATGGGAAAACATTCTTTAGAAGAGAAGAACTATTTTCCTGAAAATAGCCCAATCATTTATCAACCTATACATAAAGGTTCACAAGAGCATCAAATTAATCCACAGGCAAATGTCATGGTTATTATTTTGGAAAGCTTTGGTAATGAATGGCTTGGTAAAAAGAATGGAAAAAATTACACTCCTTTTCTAGACTCTTTGTTAGACCAATCTCTTTATTTTACAAATGCTTTTGCGAATGGTAAAAAATCTATTGAGTCTCTACCTTCCATTTTTGCAGGAATTCCAAGTCTTTTTGATAATCCATATATTTCATCTAAATATGAGACAAATGAAATTAATTCACTTGTAAGCATCTTAAAAGATCAAGGTTATTCCTCTGCTTTTTACCATGGGGCAACAAATGGCTCCATGAAATTTGATGTGTTTACATCTCATTTAGGATTCGACCATTATTTTGGGCGAAATGAATATGACAATGAGGCGCACAGCGATGGAACATGGGGAATATTGGATGAATATTTTCTACCTTGGACTGTACGCTCTATAACCAAAGAATTGCGTGAACCTTTTATTGCTAGTGTTTTTACTCTTTCCTCTCACCATCCTTTTTATGTTCCTGAAAAATATAGAAATATTCTCCCAAAAGGAAAACACCCAATGGCACAAGCTGTAGCATACACAGATATGAGTTTGCGTTTATTCTTTGAGGAGGCAAAAAAACAACCTTGGTATGACAATACAATTTTTGTATTAGTAGCTGATCATACACCAACCGGAGTTACTTCAAGATTCGCACAACAAATCGGAATGTTTGAGATCCCTATTGCCTTCTTTGACCCTTCTGGAAAACTTGAACCAAAACAAGAGGAGAAAATATTCAATCAAATTGATATAATGCCTACTGTGCTTGATTTACTCGGATATAATAAAGATGTATATTCCTTCGGAAATTCCTACTATTCAGATAAAAAGTCATTTTCAATTAATTACATTGAAAACACTTTTTTATATTTCCAAGACAATTATATGATAAACTTCATAGGAGATAAGATAAATGCTTTATATAATTACAAAATAGATACGATGATGTATTATGATTCGTTGAGTCAATACGCTAATATCGGAAAAGAGATGGAGACTAATTTGAAAGGATTTATACAACGTTACAATAGAGACCTGATTAACAATTCTATGACCCTTAAATGA
- a CDS encoding toxin-antitoxin system YwqK family antitoxin, whose protein sequence is MKKISLLFVFAFSLTVSFTQGNLPSTIGIKRGPCFQKSLDRIGKKYVDWECDQTGKVVDCNEKLESDPGSNMVFSRSNGKPFTGDCETCHNNGLREHVVHFVNGKVDGIDSTYYKSGCPQVVRSHIQGVENGTWTYFNDTSGLIAWQLTYQNGEKHGQAIYYQQHKVGTASVKVIVRGAEETITYPTYDNDTLKIEQYQYGRLHGTKKEYWPGSKIKKEVEYLNGTMNGKFIQYDTKGKVMEELRYVAGKKDGNQKYYYNDGSLLRTENWKLGVKDGEFKTFYIQGFIQTLETYKKGQKNGRFIENYPDNKIKREAIYKNDVLVEEHEYDKYGNEIRNAGENALNQKDEDEDVPVAKAKEKPKKEPKPKKEKKPKKEKKPKK, encoded by the coding sequence ATGAAAAAAATATCTCTACTTTTTGTTTTTGCTTTTAGTCTCACAGTATCTTTTACTCAAGGTAATTTACCTTCTACTATAGGGATTAAACGAGGGCCTTGTTTCCAGAAATCCCTAGATAGAATAGGGAAAAAGTATGTAGATTGGGAATGTGATCAAACAGGTAAGGTTGTAGATTGCAATGAAAAACTAGAGTCAGACCCTGGCTCAAATATGGTATTTAGCCGTTCTAATGGAAAGCCCTTTACAGGTGATTGTGAAACATGTCACAACAATGGTTTGCGTGAACATGTAGTTCATTTTGTTAATGGAAAAGTAGATGGAATTGATTCTACATATTACAAATCCGGTTGCCCTCAAGTTGTTAGAAGTCACATACAAGGTGTAGAAAATGGAACATGGACTTATTTTAACGACACAAGTGGACTGATTGCTTGGCAATTAACTTATCAAAATGGTGAAAAACATGGGCAAGCCATTTATTATCAACAACATAAAGTAGGAACAGCTTCTGTCAAAGTAATCGTTAGAGGTGCAGAAGAAACCATTACCTATCCAACGTATGATAATGATACATTAAAAATCGAGCAATATCAGTACGGGCGCTTACATGGTACTAAAAAAGAATATTGGCCAGGATCAAAAATCAAGAAAGAAGTTGAGTATTTAAATGGAACAATGAATGGAAAATTCATTCAATATGATACGAAAGGAAAAGTAATGGAAGAATTGCGATATGTAGCTGGTAAAAAGGATGGAAACCAAAAATATTATTACAATGATGGCAGTTTATTACGAACAGAGAACTGGAAATTGGGTGTAAAAGATGGTGAGTTTAAAACCTTTTATATTCAAGGGTTTATTCAGACATTGGAGACATATAAAAAAGGTCAAAAAAATGGAAGGTTCATAGAAAATTATCCTGATAATAAGATAAAACGAGAAGCTATCTATAAGAACGATGTACTCGTTGAAGAACATGAATATGACAAATATGGAAATGAAATTCGGAATGCTGGGGAGAATGCTTTGAATCAGAAGGATGAAGATGAAGATGTTCCAGTTGCTAAAGCAAAGGAAAAACCTAAGAAAGAACCAAAACCTAAAAAAGAGAAAAAACCTAAGAAAGAGAAGAAACCAAAGAAATAA
- a CDS encoding acyl-CoA thioesterase translates to MIEPAKIQVRFADCDMMGHVNNAVYLSYFEQARLHYFEKMAGNEWDFQKQGMILVKNEIEYIKPVFLHDKPEIYIHLVEIGTKSFTLGYKVMVGKELKTTGLSVLVCFDFHQNKSVPVYPEFVKAFSQLKEY, encoded by the coding sequence ATGATAGAACCAGCAAAGATACAAGTGAGATTCGCAGATTGCGATATGATGGGACATGTTAATAATGCCGTATATTTAAGCTATTTCGAACAAGCAAGATTGCATTACTTTGAAAAAATGGCTGGCAATGAATGGGATTTTCAAAAGCAAGGCATGATTTTAGTTAAAAATGAAATCGAATATATCAAACCTGTCTTTTTACATGATAAACCAGAGATATACATTCATCTTGTAGAGATAGGCACAAAAAGCTTTACATTGGGATATAAAGTAATGGTGGGAAAAGAACTTAAAACGACAGGACTTTCTGTGTTGGTATGTTTTGATTTTCACCAAAATAAGAGTGTTCCTGTATATCCGGAATTTGTCAAAGCTTTCTCACAATTAAAAGAATATTGA
- the ung gene encoding uracil-DNA glycosylase has translation MMSSLNKTWSSILDEEFKKEYFIHLKEFIDTSYQSSTCYPPKELIFNALRLTPFEEVKVVIIGQDPYHGPNQAHGLCFSVNDEIAFPPSLINIFKEINQDIGKPIPTTGNLTHWAKQGVFLLNATLTVEAHQAGSHQGKGWEKFTDEVIRILSKEKEGLIFLLWGGFARKKAQLINKEKHYILETGHPSPLSANRGLWFGNKHFSKTNELLQKLGKTPIAW, from the coding sequence CTGATGAGTTCTTTAAATAAAACATGGAGTTCAATCCTAGATGAAGAATTTAAAAAAGAATACTTCATCCATTTAAAAGAGTTTATAGATACATCATATCAATCAAGTACATGCTACCCTCCTAAAGAATTAATTTTCAATGCTTTGAGGTTAACTCCTTTTGAAGAAGTAAAGGTTGTTATCATTGGACAAGACCCCTATCATGGACCCAATCAAGCGCATGGTTTATGCTTCTCTGTGAACGATGAAATTGCCTTCCCTCCTTCTCTTATCAATATCTTTAAGGAAATTAATCAGGATATTGGAAAGCCAATTCCAACAACTGGGAATTTAACTCACTGGGCAAAACAAGGCGTTTTCCTTCTAAATGCAACGCTTACTGTAGAAGCTCATCAAGCAGGATCTCATCAAGGCAAAGGTTGGGAGAAATTTACCGATGAAGTGATACGCATTCTTTCCAAAGAAAAAGAAGGACTCATCTTTCTTCTTTGGGGTGGTTTCGCTCGAAAAAAAGCCCAATTAATCAATAAAGAAAAGCATTATATCTTGGAAACAGGTCACCCTTCTCCATTAAGTGCTAACAGAGGTTTATGGTTTGGAAACAAGCACTTTAGCAAAACCAATGAGCTACTTCAAAAGTTAGGAAAAACTCCTATAGCTTGGTAA
- the radC gene encoding DNA repair protein RadC, whose amino-acid sequence MYKNTTSIKQWAEDDRPREKMMLKGKANLSNSELLAIVIGSGTKKKSAVQVASEILTTCDNNLYLLGKLTLADLMKFNGIGEAKAISILAVLELGRRRSNEDTPKNPIMNTAKDIYNYVKSDFLDLQHEEFRVLGLSRSNKVLGNILISKGGRSGTIADGKLIFKELLDIKASSCILLHNHPSGKLEASVQDVSVTKRIAEFGKMIDLPVLDHVIITDNGYYSLLENGRF is encoded by the coding sequence ATGTACAAAAATACCACCTCAATTAAACAATGGGCGGAGGATGATCGTCCACGCGAAAAAATGATGCTAAAAGGAAAAGCAAATCTATCTAATTCAGAGTTATTAGCTATTGTAATAGGTTCAGGAACAAAGAAGAAATCAGCTGTACAAGTGGCATCTGAAATATTAACGACTTGTGACAACAACCTCTATTTGTTGGGAAAACTGACTCTTGCTGATTTGATGAAATTCAATGGTATTGGAGAAGCTAAGGCAATCAGTATTTTAGCTGTTTTAGAATTAGGCAGAAGACGAAGTAATGAAGATACACCTAAAAACCCTATCATGAATACAGCAAAAGATATTTATAACTACGTAAAGTCAGATTTTCTCGACTTACAACATGAAGAGTTTCGTGTGCTGGGTTTATCTCGAAGTAACAAAGTACTTGGAAATATCCTCATCTCCAAAGGAGGTCGATCGGGAACTATTGCCGATGGGAAATTGATTTTCAAAGAATTGCTAGACATCAAAGCTTCTTCTTGTATTTTATTGCATAATCACCCTTCTGGAAAATTGGAAGCCAGTGTGCAAGATGTGAGCGTTACAAAACGTATTGCAGAATTTGGTAAGATGATAGATTTACCCGTGTTAGACCATGTCATCATTACAGACAATGGATACTACAGCCTTTTAGAGAATGGTCGTTTTTAA
- a CDS encoding polysaccharide biosynthesis protein gives MQKENNHFLFVKNTPRWVVMLIDLAISLFALALAYAIRFDFQAKGYSTFKQWEYVSTVIPIFLFIKFGVFYLFKIHKGLVRHTSLEDVKRIFFSLLTFTLLIFLVGGIKRLFIDDEFLLPTSIVIIEFLVSLVLMIGLRFSLKIFFYEANKSKLDNRTNVIIYGAGDYGVITKRTIEKDPTINYKLIAFIDENKKLDKNRLEGLDIFHSSKLEELIVKHQVSELVVAIQSPNKSKLANIAEICLKHNVTVKRVPSFYKWINGEFSISQVRKINIDDLLGREPISLNLDEIKSELTDKVIMVTGAAGSIGSEIVRQVIEYKPKQVILLDQWESGLYDLQIDLRNSGKETFIEVVIGDVRDYDRMYNVFNKLQPNIVFHAAAYKHVPLMEDNPSESIKTNVLGSKNIVDLCDQFKVSKMVIISTDKAVNPTNVMGASKRIAEIYAQAKNKTSATQYVTTRFGNVLGSNGSVIPLFKKQIEKGGPVTVTDERVTRFFMTIPEACQLVLEAGVMGKGGEIFVFDMGEPIKIIDLAKKMIQLSDLTIGKDIELKIVGLRPGEKLYEELLADAENTIPTDHPQILKAKSSDTPDSILEDITELIELFKGQDNEQIVAKMKYIVPEYVSNNSIFSKLDK, from the coding sequence ATGCAAAAGGAAAACAATCATTTTTTATTTGTAAAGAATACGCCTCGTTGGGTAGTCATGCTCATTGATTTGGCTATTTCTCTTTTTGCACTTGCTTTGGCTTATGCTATTCGCTTTGATTTTCAAGCTAAAGGTTATAGTACTTTCAAGCAATGGGAATACGTGAGTACGGTTATTCCTATTTTCCTCTTTATAAAATTTGGCGTTTTCTATCTCTTTAAAATACATAAAGGTTTGGTCCGTCATACTTCATTAGAAGATGTCAAACGTATCTTCTTTTCTTTGCTAACTTTCACTCTTCTCATCTTTTTGGTTGGTGGTATCAAACGACTTTTTATCGATGATGAATTTTTATTACCGACTTCCATTGTAATTATAGAGTTTCTCGTGTCCTTAGTCTTAATGATAGGTTTACGATTCTCTCTTAAAATCTTTTTCTATGAAGCCAATAAATCTAAATTGGACAATAGAACAAATGTAATTATATACGGAGCAGGGGATTATGGAGTAATTACAAAACGTACCATAGAGAAAGATCCTACGATTAATTATAAGTTGATTGCATTTATTGATGAGAATAAAAAATTAGACAAAAATCGTTTAGAAGGTCTAGATATATTCCATAGTAGTAAATTAGAAGAACTCATTGTTAAGCATCAAGTTTCAGAACTCGTTGTGGCTATTCAATCACCAAACAAGAGTAAACTAGCTAACATAGCTGAAATCTGTTTAAAGCACAATGTCACAGTCAAACGTGTTCCAAGTTTTTATAAATGGATTAACGGAGAATTTAGCATCAGTCAGGTTCGTAAAATAAACATTGATGATTTATTAGGAAGAGAACCTATTTCACTCAATTTAGATGAAATAAAGAGTGAATTGACAGATAAAGTAATTATGGTGACTGGTGCTGCTGGTTCTATTGGAAGTGAAATTGTGCGTCAAGTCATTGAATACAAGCCTAAACAAGTTATCTTATTAGATCAATGGGAATCAGGTTTGTATGATTTACAGATAGACTTAAGAAATAGTGGAAAAGAAACATTTATCGAAGTAGTTATTGGCGATGTCCGTGATTACGATAGAATGTACAACGTATTCAATAAATTACAACCCAACATCGTATTTCACGCAGCTGCGTATAAACACGTGCCATTGATGGAGGATAACCCTTCGGAATCTATCAAAACCAATGTCTTAGGCTCTAAGAATATTGTGGATTTATGCGACCAATTTAAGGTAAGCAAAATGGTAATTATCTCTACGGATAAAGCTGTCAACCCAACAAATGTAATGGGAGCATCCAAGCGTATAGCAGAGATTTATGCCCAAGCGAAGAATAAAACTTCTGCAACACAATATGTGACTACACGTTTTGGAAATGTGTTAGGTTCGAATGGTTCCGTCATTCCTTTGTTCAAAAAACAAATAGAAAAAGGAGGACCTGTCACCGTAACAGATGAACGTGTTACGCGTTTCTTTATGACAATTCCTGAAGCCTGTCAATTAGTTCTAGAAGCAGGAGTTATGGGAAAAGGAGGGGAGATTTTTGTGTTTGACATGGGAGAACCAATTAAGATCATTGACTTAGCTAAAAAGATGATTCAACTTTCAGACCTTACCATAGGTAAAGATATTGAGTTGAAGATTGTAGGTTTACGTCCCGGAGAAAAACTCTATGAGGAATTATTAGCCGATGCAGAAAATACCATCCCTACAGATCACCCACAAATCCTAAAAGCAAAGAGTTCAGATACTCCCGATTCTATTTTGGAAGATATTACTGAGTTAATTGAGCTTTTCAAAGGACAAGACAACGAACAAATTGTTGCTAAAATGAAATATATCGTGCCAGAATATGTTAGCAATAACTCCATATTTTCAAAGTTAGATAAATGA